From Peptoanaerobacter stomatis, one genomic window encodes:
- a CDS encoding leucine-rich repeat protein gives MKKLYAYNKFKRRISLSLALILAGVGPCALSGVNNVPSYFGGEYIKQLSHIAYAQTTTEITLKAEHFDGTSEIAGFSPLGEQEFKKAVDSDASEIKIIMDTDATSIAKDAFKEKFTNEVTNGKPISIKFPSSLESIGEHAFSNNKSLVEILDLKDMTNLKTIYDEAFYDSGLRGELILPENIVSIWFSAFRKNNLTYVSLPDNIVELFAGVFADNQISDIHLGKLTNIRGLLWGKYGKGGEHLHPEAGVLSYDLFRNNNLTELRIEGTGIKRTGSYTFRNNNLNKVVLQDDITMLNYGVFQDNPNLTTIRIAGKEDATHNQIAANHINGYAFKGTKLTGKLEFTSANIEVNSSRAFEDNPITEIIFPNGWVTTGPYSFRKVPLENVNLPTPNIVENGVYADTDTLKNVNFDKYTKDIIPAQMFRGGKLRSLEIPSSINKFDTKNHYVLNPNHSLSSFADNIGWIDGDNRVALYRKNNGFDNTLKSGDYVIDNSLSDGADYVFNPILVKFKLIDQNGNNVAESSLPNSIKMSRTRTTNGTPDTQELSDIKLVDYTSFKLGDTITFEMPDSLEGYKLVEDANLSNSQLTKISDKKYSFTLDPTNENITQEERYIDENGNDLGYNIGYKKSNINLKYEALPVTLNFVFEKELSDGSKQNLQLSDIPQVRYTSKNKAATTNLTSSSINDLLYGDTVDIELSNNGALTPLIDTHKINLSGTDVEKIDGEDRYQATVTLRYKDTPNNSSGNDNNNNQNENTPQPQPQPNPQPNPNTDNSNNNTNTNQQSGGGSTDDDVNSNTIPPVNPPTNVPYTPNNIINADIIPNVTNPVFNIISPEDTPLGNAIIDADKGTYTFIDEDTTPLGSAKINPDNSLEIVEVYEDNTPLSLPKTGQENNLFMQFFGAFLTILGLGFLFNKKKNK, from the coding sequence ATGAAGAAACTTTATGCTTACAACAAATTCAAAAGACGTATATCACTATCACTTGCACTGATACTTGCAGGCGTTGGTCCATGCGCACTATCAGGAGTTAATAATGTCCCAAGCTATTTTGGTGGAGAGTATATAAAACAACTTTCTCATATCGCATATGCTCAAACTACAACAGAAATTACACTAAAAGCTGAGCATTTCGATGGAACAAGCGAAATAGCAGGTTTTTCCCCTCTTGGAGAACAAGAATTTAAAAAAGCGGTAGATTCAGATGCATCAGAAATAAAAATAATAATGGATACAGACGCAACAAGTATAGCAAAAGATGCATTTAAAGAAAAATTTACCAATGAAGTTACAAATGGAAAGCCAATATCTATAAAATTCCCTTCATCCCTTGAATCCATAGGAGAACATGCATTTTCAAACAATAAATCACTTGTTGAAATATTGGATTTAAAAGACATGACTAATTTGAAAACTATATATGATGAGGCATTTTATGATTCCGGTCTTAGAGGCGAGTTAATATTACCTGAAAATATAGTCTCTATATGGTTTAGTGCTTTCAGAAAAAATAATTTAACCTATGTAAGCCTACCTGATAATATAGTAGAATTATTTGCAGGAGTATTTGCCGATAATCAAATATCAGATATTCATCTCGGTAAATTGACAAATATTCGTGGTCTTTTATGGGGAAAATACGGAAAAGGCGGTGAACATCTACATCCTGAAGCAGGTGTATTATCATATGACTTATTCAGAAATAATAATTTAACTGAACTTAGAATAGAAGGTACTGGAATAAAAAGAACAGGATCATATACATTCCGCAATAATAATTTAAATAAAGTTGTTCTACAAGATGATATAACTATGTTAAATTATGGAGTTTTTCAAGACAACCCCAACTTAACAACAATAAGAATTGCTGGAAAAGAAGATGCTACACATAATCAAATAGCGGCAAATCATATAAACGGATATGCTTTTAAAGGAACTAAGCTTACCGGAAAATTGGAGTTTACTTCTGCTAATATTGAAGTGAATTCTTCACGTGCGTTTGAAGACAACCCTATAACAGAAATTATATTTCCAAACGGATGGGTAACAACAGGACCATACTCTTTCAGAAAAGTCCCTCTCGAAAATGTAAACCTTCCTACACCAAACATAGTGGAAAACGGAGTATACGCTGATACAGACACACTAAAAAATGTTAATTTTGACAAATACACAAAAGATATTATTCCGGCTCAGATGTTTAGAGGAGGAAAATTAAGAAGTCTTGAAATACCGAGTTCAATAAATAAATTTGATACTAAAAACCATTATGTTCTTAATCCAAATCATTCTCTTTCTTCATTTGCCGATAATATAGGCTGGATTGATGGTGATAATAGGGTAGCATTATATAGAAAGAATAATGGCTTTGACAACACTCTTAAAAGTGGAGATTATGTAATTGATAATAGCTTGTCTGATGGAGCAGACTATGTATTCAATCCTATACTTGTAAAGTTTAAGCTAATAGACCAAAACGGAAACAATGTCGCAGAATCATCACTACCTAATAGTATAAAGATGAGCAGAACAAGAACAACAAACGGTACTCCCGACACTCAAGAGCTGTCTGATATAAAATTGGTAGACTATACAAGTTTCAAGTTAGGCGATACAATAACATTTGAAATGCCTGATTCACTTGAAGGATATAAACTTGTAGAAGATGCAAACTTATCAAACAGTCAACTTACAAAAATATCCGATAAAAAATACAGTTTCACACTTGATCCTACTAATGAAAATATAACGCAGGAAGAAAGATATATAGACGAAAACGGAAATGATTTAGGCTATAATATAGGCTATAAAAAATCAAATATTAATTTAAAATATGAAGCACTCCCTGTAACACTTAACTTTGTATTTGAGAAAGAACTCTCTGATGGTTCAAAACAAAATCTACAATTATCAGATATACCTCAAGTAAGATACACATCTAAAAATAAAGCAGCAACAACTAACTTAACAAGCTCAAGCATAAATGACTTGCTTTATGGAGATACTGTAGACATAGAATTATCAAACAACGGAGCACTAACACCGCTAATTGATACGCATAAAATAAATTTAAGTGGTACTGATGTGGAAAAAATAGATGGAGAGGATAGATATCAAGCTACAGTTACATTGAGATATAAAGATACCCCTAATAACAGTAGTGGTAATGATAACAATAATAACCAGAATGAAAACACACCACAACCTCAACCACAACCAAACCCACAACCGAATCCTAACACTGATAACAGTAACAACAATACAAATACTAACCAGCAAAGTGGAGGCGGAAGTACAGATGACGATGTAAATTCTAATACTATACCTCCTGTTAATCCACCTACAAATGTGCCATATACCCCTAATAATATAATAAATGCCGACATCATACCAAATGTCACAAATCCTGTATTTAATATAATAAGTCCTGAAGATACACCTTTAGGCAACGCTATTATAGATGCAGATAAAGGCACATATACATTTATAGATGAAGATACAACTCCTTTAGGTTCTGCCAAAATAAACCCTGATAATTCTCTTGAAATAGTAGAGGTATATGAAGATAATACTCCTTTATCACTTCCTAAGACAGGTCAAGAGAACAATCTCTTTATGCAGTTTTTTGGAGCATTTTTAACTATATTGGGATTAGGATTTTTATTTAACAAGAAAAAAAATAAATAG
- the sstT gene encoding serine/threonine transporter SstT, whose product MKELLKKWNSISLVKRIIVGLIIGTVLAFIRPNITNESLGNFVDIVSIFGSLFVGALKAIAPVLVFFLVMEALCKHKEGQKTNMKRVIALYLVGTFLAALCGVIISFLFPLELILPQAVTDAPSAPEGLDQVLKTLLLNLVDNPVHALITPNYMGILFWAVLIGLALRGAKEETKNVISNFSEAISSVVRHVISFAPFGIMGLIYDSIVTSGSDIFKNYFMLLVVLLGTMLFVAFVVNPIMVFTQIKTNPYPLVLTCIKKSGITAFFTRSSAANIPVNMKLSQDLQLNEDTYSVSIPLGATINMAGAAITISVMALAAVNTLGIQVDFATALILSVLSALAACGASGVAGGSLLLIPLACSLFGISNDIAMQVVGVGFIIGVLQDSTETALNSSTDVLFTATADYAQRIADGEKIDFKKILSNI is encoded by the coding sequence ATGAAAGAATTATTGAAAAAATGGAACAGTATAAGTCTTGTAAAAAGAATAATCGTAGGACTTATAATTGGAACCGTACTGGCATTTATTCGCCCGAATATCACTAACGAATCTCTCGGAAATTTTGTAGACATAGTGAGTATATTCGGAAGCCTATTTGTAGGAGCACTTAAGGCTATAGCTCCGGTACTTGTATTCTTCTTGGTTATGGAGGCTCTTTGTAAACATAAAGAAGGTCAAAAAACCAATATGAAAAGAGTCATAGCATTATATCTTGTAGGTACTTTCTTGGCAGCTCTATGTGGTGTAATAATAAGCTTTTTATTCCCGCTTGAACTCATATTGCCACAAGCAGTCACTGATGCACCGTCTGCTCCTGAAGGATTGGATCAAGTGCTTAAAACACTACTTTTAAACCTTGTTGACAATCCTGTTCACGCTCTTATAACACCTAACTATATGGGTATATTATTTTGGGCTGTTCTTATAGGTCTTGCCCTTAGAGGAGCAAAAGAAGAAACAAAAAATGTTATAAGCAATTTTTCAGAAGCTATATCATCAGTTGTTCGCCATGTTATAAGTTTCGCTCCATTCGGTATAATGGGACTTATATATGATTCAATAGTTACAAGCGGTTCAGACATATTCAAAAACTATTTTATGTTACTCGTTGTTTTGCTTGGAACTATGTTGTTTGTAGCTTTTGTCGTAAATCCTATAATGGTGTTTACTCAAATTAAAACAAATCCTTATCCGCTTGTACTGACTTGTATAAAAAAGAGCGGTATAACAGCATTTTTTACAAGAAGCTCTGCTGCAAACATTCCGGTAAATATGAAGTTATCTCAAGATTTACAACTTAATGAAGATACTTATTCAGTATCCATTCCTTTGGGAGCTACAATAAATATGGCTGGGGCAGCAATAACTATTTCCGTTATGGCTCTTGCTGCTGTAAATACCCTTGGAATACAAGTGGATTTTGCAACTGCATTGATACTGAGCGTCTTATCAGCTCTTGCTGCTTGTGGTGCATCAGGCGTTGCCGGAGGCTCATTACTTTTAATTCCTCTTGCGTGCAGCTTGTTCGGTATATCCAATGATATTGCTATGCAAGTTGTCGGAGTAGGTTTTATAATAGGTGTATTACAAGATTCAACAGAAACTGCACTTAATTCATCAACAGATGTACTCTTCACTGCCACTGCAGATTATGCTCAAAGAATAGCAGATGGCGAAAAAATAGATTTCAAAAAAATATTATCAAACATATAA
- a CDS encoding PhoH family protein, whose product MQENILSFDNAEFEKELFGNYDKNIKVLEESYSVNIVLRDSHIVIIGEDNKAVNITARVIEELYNLFKKGTTIDTRLVRYAMDMLGEDLKNNLSGISDDVIILTAKGNAVKAKTLGQKTYIENIKKHDMSICIGPAGTGKTYLAVAMAVQAFKKGEVSRIILTRPAVEAGESLGFLPGDLKDKVDPYLRPLYDALFEMFGSEKFEKHLESGVIEVAPLAFMRGRTLDNSFIILDEAQNTTREQMKMFLTRFGFGSKVVVTGDITQIDLGDNKKSGLSHAVMILDGVKGISINMLTEKDVVRHELVQRIIKQYDKYEKKQEFLKNKGKIKRVFNKKNI is encoded by the coding sequence TTGCAAGAAAATATATTAAGTTTTGACAATGCGGAATTTGAAAAAGAACTTTTCGGAAATTATGATAAAAATATAAAAGTGTTGGAAGAAAGCTATAGTGTAAATATAGTGCTTAGAGATTCACATATAGTCATAATAGGCGAAGATAATAAAGCTGTAAACATAACGGCAAGAGTTATAGAAGAACTCTATAACCTTTTTAAAAAAGGCACAACTATTGATACAAGACTTGTGAGATATGCTATGGATATGCTCGGGGAAGATTTAAAAAACAATCTGTCAGGAATAAGTGATGATGTTATAATATTGACAGCGAAAGGTAATGCCGTAAAAGCAAAAACACTTGGTCAAAAAACTTACATCGAAAATATAAAAAAGCATGATATGAGCATATGTATAGGTCCTGCCGGAACGGGTAAGACATATTTGGCGGTTGCCATGGCAGTGCAAGCATTTAAAAAAGGTGAAGTTTCGAGAATAATACTGACAAGACCGGCGGTTGAAGCAGGAGAAAGCCTCGGATTTTTGCCGGGAGATTTAAAAGACAAAGTAGATCCGTATTTAAGACCTTTATATGATGCTTTGTTTGAGATGTTCGGAAGCGAAAAATTTGAAAAGCATCTTGAAAGCGGTGTTATAGAAGTAGCACCTTTGGCATTTATGAGAGGAAGAACTTTAGATAATTCGTTTATAATATTGGATGAGGCACAAAATACTACAAGAGAGCAAATGAAGATGTTTTTGACGAGATTCGGCTTCGGTTCAAAAGTTGTAGTTACAGGCGATATTACACAGATAGACTTGGGAGATAACAAAAAAAGCGGACTTTCGCATGCAGTTATGATACTCGATGGAGTAAAAGGCATATCGATAAATATGCTTACAGAAAAAGATGTAGTAAGACATGAGCTTGTTCAAAGGATAATCAAACAATATGATAAATATGAGAAAAAACAGGAGTTTTTAAAAAATAAAGGTAAGATAAAAAGAGTATTCAACAAAAAAAATATTTAA
- a CDS encoding Na+/H+ antiporter NhaC family protein: MFGNVVLILFVGLLVVCISFNIDVIIALLLGIGLFFIYCVKQGMSVKQTLSAMREGSDKIANVVAVFLTIGVLTASWRMSGTIAYIIYKLIPFINPNYFVVATFLLCSAMSMMIGTSFGTAASMGVICMVIAKSMGLNEALVGGAVLSGIYVGDRTSPMSTIAIFVCAITNTDLYQNIKNMLKSGLVPFILTAVLYFILGFGKDIGEMDITILSIFSDNYNLNFFMILPALAIIILSLLRLDVKIVMFTSIIIATAISVVYQGADIIDLLNVYVFGYKAQNAELAKLMDGGGLVSMLKPVIIVLLSSAYFGVFDKTPILKPVKMLVEKFSRRFTVFGSMIFTAIFTSAIACSQALATVLTYQLTIDIQKDKYDHALDIENTAVILPTILPWNIAAAIPLTTIGASNESILFAFFIILLPIYTFIKRIIKRENI; this comes from the coding sequence TTGTTCGGTAATGTGGTGCTGATCCTTTTTGTGGGTTTGCTTGTAGTATGTATAAGTTTTAATATAGATGTGATTATAGCACTTTTATTGGGGATAGGATTGTTTTTTATATACTGTGTGAAACAGGGTATGAGCGTAAAACAGACTTTATCCGCTATGAGAGAAGGCTCGGATAAAATAGCCAATGTAGTCGCAGTATTTTTAACAATAGGTGTACTTACGGCTAGCTGGAGAATGTCGGGGACTATAGCGTACATAATATACAAACTGATACCTTTTATAAATCCGAATTATTTTGTAGTGGCAACTTTTTTGCTTTGCTCGGCTATGTCAATGATGATAGGTACGTCTTTCGGTACAGCGGCAAGTATGGGAGTAATATGTATGGTAATAGCAAAATCTATGGGACTTAATGAAGCGCTTGTAGGAGGAGCTGTATTATCCGGTATATATGTAGGCGACAGGACTTCTCCTATGTCAACTATTGCAATATTTGTATGTGCCATTACAAATACGGATTTATATCAAAATATAAAAAATATGCTTAAAAGCGGTTTGGTGCCGTTTATACTTACTGCTGTACTATATTTTATATTAGGATTTGGAAAAGATATAGGGGAAATGGACATAACTATATTGTCCATATTTTCCGACAATTATAATCTTAACTTTTTTATGATATTGCCGGCACTTGCAATAATAATATTGTCTCTTTTGAGATTAGATGTGAAGATAGTAATGTTTACAAGTATAATAATCGCAACTGCTATAAGTGTTGTTTATCAAGGGGCGGATATAATAGATTTATTAAATGTTTATGTATTCGGCTATAAAGCACAAAATGCCGAGCTTGCCAAGCTTATGGACGGTGGAGGTCTTGTTTCTATGCTCAAACCGGTTATAATAGTTCTATTGTCATCTGCATATTTCGGAGTTTTTGACAAAACACCTATCTTGAAACCTGTAAAAATGCTTGTAGAAAAATTTTCAAGAAGATTTACAGTGTTTGGAAGTATGATATTTACAGCTATATTTACATCTGCAATAGCTTGTAGTCAGGCATTGGCAACTGTGCTTACATACCAGCTGACGATAGACATTCAAAAAGATAAATATGACCACGCCTTGGATATAGAAAACACTGCTGTAATTTTACCCACTATACTTCCTTGGAACATAGCCGCCGCTATACCGCTTACAACTATCGGAGCAAGTAATGAATCAATACTGTTTGCTTTTTTTATAATATTACTTCCAATTTATACTTTTATAAAGAGAATTATAAAAAGAGAAAATATATAA
- a CDS encoding methyl-accepting chemotaxis protein: MENDGNTKIIDNSAKKHDSNVNKKTKFNIATKLIMVFSLGMIVVMCICGIFLYVSQVRSSKESLAANTVQVQNEINHSIKNYIDKYISAVTLTANNTIFAEPNSNEDAIYEHLELFAKNFDGILSYYFGRADGKTFKMMDKSTPEGYDPRKRPWYIEAQNADKLVISDPYVDAFTEKLVITLSMPVKNSKNALSGVMAADITIDTIMEEVENAKIGASGLVYLIDSNNNLILSQENKALTEELNNEQVKAIVSKGQANFEKYKYNSENKYMTIMPISGTNWKILSIVPEYEFMQNLNRLLTRIVIITILTIIIFSIFVYILNKKIIVNPINKIISSFSTDKSGKISLNEINLKQNDELKILSEELNTFAAQIKQMVKNIAVTSDNVAQTSITLQENMDESSNLTRETAHTIEELADRVLSQAHENESGLLKIIDFGESIQKNTNLADAVSTSTNEVKEAVNSGMEIIDVLSRSSADSQVAIKEIFEIVKSTEEKSKEINTANEVIKSISDQTNLLALNASIEAARAGDAGKGFAVVAEEVRKLAEESSKSTESINSIVDELVKNASYAVSKMESVAKIVDNQQKIVDEMQKKYEYIGESVKKTDTVVRDVETSTATMNKSKDDIINIFEALAGIAEENASDSQQISSSTQLQSEKIHELRNVTNKLSEMANSLKDEIDKFTI; encoded by the coding sequence ATGGAAAACGATGGTAACACAAAAATAATAGACAACTCAGCAAAAAAACATGATAGTAACGTAAATAAAAAAACTAAATTTAACATAGCTACAAAGCTCATAATGGTTTTTTCATTAGGTATGATAGTCGTTATGTGTATATGTGGAATATTTTTATACGTTTCACAAGTACGCTCAAGTAAGGAATCATTAGCTGCAAATACCGTTCAAGTACAAAATGAGATAAATCACTCAATAAAAAACTATATAGACAAATACATTTCTGCAGTAACACTAACTGCCAACAATACTATATTTGCAGAGCCGAATTCAAACGAAGACGCTATATATGAGCATCTTGAATTATTCGCTAAAAATTTTGACGGAATATTATCATATTATTTCGGAAGAGCCGACGGAAAAACATTCAAAATGATGGATAAAAGCACACCTGAAGGATATGATCCTCGCAAAAGGCCTTGGTATATCGAAGCCCAAAATGCTGATAAATTAGTTATAAGCGATCCATATGTTGACGCTTTTACAGAAAAACTTGTAATAACTTTATCAATGCCTGTAAAAAACAGTAAAAACGCTTTATCCGGTGTAATGGCTGCCGATATAACTATAGATACCATAATGGAAGAAGTGGAAAACGCAAAAATAGGTGCAAGCGGTCTTGTTTATCTTATAGATTCAAATAACAACTTGATATTATCTCAAGAAAATAAGGCTCTTACAGAAGAACTTAACAATGAACAGGTAAAAGCCATAGTTTCAAAAGGACAGGCAAATTTTGAAAAGTATAAATACAATTCAGAAAATAAATATATGACTATTATGCCTATCAGCGGAACAAATTGGAAAATTCTAAGCATAGTGCCTGAATACGAATTTATGCAAAACTTAAATAGACTTTTGACGAGAATAGTAATAATTACTATACTTACAATCATAATTTTCTCAATATTTGTATACATTCTTAACAAAAAAATAATAGTAAACCCTATAAATAAAATAATAAGCTCTTTCAGCACAGACAAATCAGGAAAAATAAGTCTAAATGAAATAAATTTAAAACAAAATGACGAATTAAAAATCTTGTCAGAAGAGCTAAACACATTTGCAGCTCAAATAAAGCAGATGGTAAAAAATATAGCTGTGACTTCGGATAATGTTGCACAAACTTCTATAACATTGCAGGAAAATATGGACGAAAGTTCAAACCTTACAAGAGAAACCGCTCATACCATCGAAGAATTGGCTGACAGAGTTTTATCTCAAGCACACGAAAACGAATCAGGACTTTTAAAAATAATAGATTTCGGTGAATCTATACAAAAAAATACAAATCTTGCCGACGCTGTATCAACATCCACAAACGAAGTAAAAGAAGCTGTAAACAGCGGTATGGAAATAATAGACGTACTTTCCAGATCATCTGCAGATTCTCAAGTTGCAATAAAGGAAATATTCGAAATAGTAAAATCTACAGAAGAAAAATCTAAAGAGATCAACACTGCAAACGAAGTTATAAAATCTATTTCAGACCAAACCAACTTACTTGCACTTAATGCCTCAATAGAAGCTGCAAGAGCCGGAGATGCCGGCAAAGGCTTTGCTGTAGTCGCAGAAGAAGTAAGAAAGCTTGCAGAAGAATCATCAAAATCTACAGAAAGCATAAACTCCATAGTAGACGAACTTGTAAAAAATGCAAGTTATGCCGTAAGTAAAATGGAGTCAGTAGCAAAAATCGTAGATAATCAACAAAAAATAGTTGATGAAATGCAAAAGAAATACGAATATATAGGCGAATCTGTCAAAAAAACTGATACAGTCGTTCGTGACGTTGAAACTTCAACTGCAACAATGAATAAATCAAAAGATGATATAATAAATATATTTGAAGCTTTAGCCGGTATAGCAGAGGAAAATGCATCCGACTCACAACAAATATCATCAAGCACACAGTTGCAAAGCGAAAAAATACATGAATTGAGAAATGTTACAAACAAATTATCTGAAATGGCTAACTCTTTAAAAGATGAAATAGATAAGTTTACTATATAA
- a CDS encoding nicotinate phosphoribosyltransferase, with protein MVNLTMLTDFYQLTMMNGYLKSDKKDEIMIFDMFYRKNPNDGGYTIVCGINEVIDYIENLKFEEEDIQYLKSLNTFDEKFLEYLRDFKFDGEIYAVEEGTIMFPNEPIIRVKAKAMQAQLVETTILCIINFQTLIATKASRICYSAMGDSVMEFGLRRAQAPDAGLYGAKAAVIGGCIGTSNVLAGQKFDIPVLGTHAHSWIQSFDSELEAFRAYAKAYPTKTVLLLDTYDTLNSGIRNAITVFNELREQGYEPLGVRIDSGDLEFLSKEIRKILDSAGFENVKITASNDLDENTITSLKNQGAQIDIWGVGTKMITSFDWAALGGVYKLCAVVRNGQMIPKIKISEDPNKINNPGYKNIYRIYDKNDNKAKADLIVLDEEVINENEPLTIFDPIHTWKKMTFEDFYVKKLLLPLFIDGKCVREKRDIKDIKRYTDEEKESFWIQYRRNKNPQVYKVDLSKKLWNMKNDLLENRSIL; from the coding sequence ATGGTCAATTTAACAATGTTAACAGATTTTTATCAGCTTACCATGATGAACGGTTATCTTAAAAGCGATAAAAAAGATGAAATAATGATCTTTGATATGTTTTATAGGAAAAATCCGAATGACGGAGGATATACAATAGTATGCGGTATCAATGAGGTTATAGATTACATTGAAAATCTGAAATTTGAAGAAGAAGATATACAGTATTTAAAAAGTTTAAATACATTTGATGAAAAGTTTTTGGAATATCTTAGAGATTTTAAATTTGATGGAGAGATATATGCGGTTGAAGAAGGAACTATAATGTTTCCGAATGAACCTATAATAAGAGTAAAAGCTAAAGCCATGCAAGCTCAACTTGTAGAAACGACAATATTATGTATAATAAATTTTCAGACATTGATAGCTACAAAGGCTTCAAGGATATGTTACAGTGCTATGGGCGATAGTGTTATGGAATTCGGACTTAGAAGAGCTCAAGCACCTGATGCAGGTTTATATGGAGCAAAAGCGGCAGTTATAGGAGGCTGTATAGGAACATCAAATGTATTGGCGGGGCAAAAATTTGATATTCCGGTATTAGGGACACATGCACATAGTTGGATACAAAGTTTCGATAGTGAGCTTGAAGCATTCAGAGCATATGCAAAAGCTTATCCGACAAAAACGGTATTACTTTTGGACACATACGACACTTTAAACAGCGGTATAAGAAATGCAATAACAGTTTTTAATGAATTAAGAGAGCAAGGATATGAACCTCTTGGAGTAAGAATTGACTCAGGTGATTTGGAGTTTTTATCAAAAGAAATAAGAAAAATATTGGACAGTGCAGGATTTGAAAATGTAAAGATAACGGCCTCAAACGACCTTGATGAAAACACAATCACTTCGCTAAAAAATCAAGGCGCTCAGATAGATATATGGGGAGTAGGAACGAAGATGATAACATCGTTTGACTGGGCGGCATTAGGTGGAGTATATAAGCTGTGTGCGGTTGTAAGAAATGGTCAGATGATACCGAAGATAAAAATATCGGAAGATCCTAACAAGATAAACAATCCGGGTTATAAAAATATATATAGAATATATGATAAAAATGATAATAAGGCAAAAGCTGATTTGATAGTTTTGGATGAAGAAGTAATAAATGAAAATGAGCCTCTTACAATATTTGATCCTATACACACTTGGAAAAAAATGACATTTGAAGATTTTTATGTAAAAAAATTGTTATTGCCGTTGTTTATAGATGGAAAATGTGTTAGAGAAAAAAGAGATATAAAAGATATAAAAAGATATACAGATGAAGAAAAAGAAAGTTTTTGGATACAATATAGAAGAAATAAAAATCCGCAAGTATATAAAGTAGACTTGTCAAAGAAACTTTGGAATATGAAAAATGATTTATTAGAAAATAGAAGTATATTGTAA
- the ybeY gene encoding rRNA maturation RNase YbeY: protein MINLIMSDEQDKIQVSDELMESINKVIEACEEEEKIGFDNEISLTFTDNIGIRQINKDYRDIDKETDVLSFPMYDIDELEEEKMSQDKHIKPLGDIVVSLEKAKEQAEEYGHSFEREVCYLVCHSMFHLMGYDHMEEEEKEIMREKEKKVMKKLNISR, encoded by the coding sequence ATGATAAATCTTATAATGAGCGATGAACAGGATAAAATTCAAGTATCTGACGAGCTGATGGAAAGTATTAATAAGGTTATAGAAGCCTGTGAGGAAGAAGAAAAAATCGGTTTTGACAATGAAATATCCCTTACATTTACAGATAATATAGGCATAAGACAGATAAACAAGGATTATAGAGATATTGATAAAGAAACTGATGTATTGTCGTTTCCTATGTATGATATAGACGAACTTGAAGAAGAAAAAATGTCACAAGATAAACATATCAAACCGCTTGGAGATATAGTAGTGTCACTTGAAAAAGCAAAGGAGCAGGCGGAAGAATACGGACATTCATTTGAAAGGGAAGTTTGCTATTTGGTATGTCATAGTATGTTTCATCTCATGGGATATGACCATATGGAAGAAGAAGAAAAAGAGATTATGAGAGAAAAAGAAAAAAAAGTTATGAAAAAATTAAATATATCAAGGTGA